The following proteins come from a genomic window of Daphnia carinata strain CSIRO-1 chromosome 6, CSIRO_AGI_Dcar_HiC_V3, whole genome shotgun sequence:
- the LOC130690096 gene encoding protein MON2 homolog isoform X1, translated as MEKDQVNRILEGLHNDLKTLIVETRKKYTSVKEACEEVLTKLKNPYSGSQLTLQSLRNITNPALYPLIQGCETKDPKLTKVCLGAIQRFVTYDLLDEKGAKYVINVMWLLMENSIDEVKVLQTAALLLTTSNLVRGDSLSKCLVLCFRLHFAKDTTIGNTAGATVRQLVSLVFERVVIEDASSNEEAPVTGDNNFSDGNKEFTKLPDSPLKTLNPIAQDAFALFQDLVMLVNGDQPSWLVGMTEMTRTFGIELLENILSTFYSVFFKHQEFSSLLKERVCALVIKLFSPNVKSQYRLAIGHQQQQLQAQQPITTDKPFFPVSMRLLRLVSVLVQKYYSLLVTECEIFLSLIIKFLDPDKPAWQRALALEILHRLLAQPLLVKSFCQSYDMKPHATNIFQDTVNSLAACIQSLFVTTPPGLASSAQVALTGSTSSSAPLINNVSIGPGITPQAGFYYRGVWIPICTAFTSGQPKATFLEMLDKTDPPGIQDGYCMSVAYACLLDVIRSISLVVQNTPSATSDLSASSDRFPNEKAVVDDDSFSIQLVNSSWCGLLAALTLLLEASTDETSTENVLKSLQTFASVSGRVGLTTPRDAFITALCKASLPPHYTLTVLNASSPGTVTNRVTQPRPQNTESYNQHIGNAGGNTNANIETEFRQHLIVAVGSPLPTPSQPAGSQQGPVVLTAKNLQCMRAILSVAHCHGAVLGSAWHMVLTTLQHLAWILGLKPSSGGSLKSSRPLMESSSATLVPSTAAVLADLPVLSSMLSRLFESSQYLDDVALHHLIDALRQLSQEALEVAYSNREPSLFAVAKLLETGLVNLNRVEVLWRPVTNHLLEVSSHPLNRMREWGIEAITTLVRSAIQYEYSTPLKENQRLQTLLISPLNELSSTSFADVRQKQVDCVLHLLHSSGDIISFGWPLFLNIIGAINNSQGENSVRSAFQCLQLVVTDYLPVLPWNCLPLAVETTGKFGSQTQDLNVSLTAIGLMWNISDYFYQNREILRSSLCDEKNKVFPDFPGVPNMAAFDKLWMCLYTKLGELCIDERPAVRKSAGQTLFSTIAAHGDLLHHSTWQAVVWQVLFPLLDNVKKLSGQASDVKVDTSGSMLIHHSRNTAQKQWAETQVLTLSGVARVFQTKRPMLQSLDEFSRAWILLLEHIENSALSKNSEVSLASLKAFQDVLSTTTKCNSNESNGTGCHDDFIWNVAWKAWLQIGTLATSPQKEERVTYIPSQPFLTALVLIFPGLFQHVKSRFGSDNLQMLCTVLQSAVSVPVHGEASPFILPSVNDPVLTPLQEGVLLCMDTLQRDFVSGNELMKSMIPALFNQLLVFAGFACQAPTFGQLKTKSVNSFKGMQSAEWVTLNYVPFGEKCLTMAVHLYGKTCQEEVVNQSQVLTSIIRCLRLPLSLKYDCTSQTTWRLAVHSLLRVLRLGLPMARHKTDNHENNPNLQETMLPLWTEITLALDEFLFPKSVPLANQTPEEIQSDELLDCQVMELIRDEILPQSTFYPPHFISKIMGLLSKGSIHFVPPVDSETGSKLREEFARICFEVLLQFSLIHEEQRQLQEQNKMSTSQSSQVTNQLAITALLDRFHKVLAAFAQDGKTGGQCPMPRYRTAEIAFTLQGLSSLISALKKIPTNKVNPLTWRQLISLYPHLVELTAVDSARIGRNLRDALCQYSDLLQPPVASGLPSINGT; from the exons atggaaaaagacCAAGTAAACAGAATACTTGAAGGGCTTCACAATGATCTGAAAACATTAATAgtagaaacaagaaaaaaatacacatcAGTTAAAGAG GCATGTGAAGAAGTGCtgacaaaactaaaaaatccTTACAGTGGCTCTCAACTGACACTTCAATCTCTACGAAACATTACTAACCCAGCCCTGTATCCCCTTATTCAAGGATGTGAAACTAAAGACCCAAAATTAACAAAA GTTTGCTTAGGAGCCATCCAAAGATTTGTCACCTATGATTTACTAGATGAGAAAGGAGCTAAATATGTCATTAATGTCATGTGGCTTTTGATGGAGAACAGCATTGATGAAGTTAAAGTTCTTCAAACTGCTGCATTATTGCTTACCACTAGCAATTTAGTACGAGGAGATTCTCTGTCCAAG TGCTTGGTACTTTGCTTCCGACTTCATTTTGCAAAAGATACTACAATTGGAAACACGGCTGGAGCTACAGTTCGCCAGCTTGTATCGCTAGTGTTTGAAAGGGTGGTTATAGAAGATGCCTCATCGAATGAGGAAGCGCCCGTGACAGGCGATAACAACTTTTCCGATGGAAACAAAGAATTTACTAAATTACCAGATTCTCCGCTAAAGACGCTAAATCCAATTGCGCAAGATGCATTTGCTCTTTTTcaa GACCTAGTTATGCTAGTCAACGGTGATCAACCATCCTGGCTGGTCGGCATGACTGAAATGACACGAACATTTGGGATAGAATTATTGGAGAATATTTTGTCTACCTTCTACAGCGTTTTCTTCAAG CACCAGGAATTTAGCTCGTTACTGAAAGAGAGAGTATGTGCATTGGTGATCAAATTATTCTCCCCTAATGTGAAGTCACAGTATCGACTTGCGATCGGCCATCAGCAACAGCAGTTACAGGCGCAGCAACCCATAACAACAGACAAACCATTTTTCCCTGTCAGCATGCGACTGTTGAGACTAGTGTCGGTTTTGGTTCAGAAATATTATTCATTGCTG GTTACAGAGTGCGAAATTTTTCTGTCGttaattataaaatttttggATCCTGATAAACCGGCATGGCAGAGAGCATTGGCTTTGGAAATCCTTCATCGTTTATTGGCTCAGCCCTTATTGGTGAAATCTTTTTGTCAAAGCTATGATATGAAACCGCACGCAACAAACATATTCCAAGACACGGTCAATTCTCTTGCTGCTTGCATACAGTCGCTGTTTGTGACGACTCCTCCCGGTCTTGCTTCTTCAG CTCAAGTGGCCTTGACCGGATCAACCTCCTCTTCCGCGCCGTTGATCAACAACGTTAGCATTGGACCGGGAATCACTCCTCAAGCTGGCTTTTATTATCGCGGCGTTTGGATACCAATATGCACAGCGTTCACTAGCGGGCAACCCAAAGCTACATT tttggaAATGCTGGACAAAACGGATCCTCCAGGCATTCAAGATGGTTATTGTATGTCTGTCGCATACGCTTGCCTGCTGGATGTTATCAGATCTATTTCACTTGTGGTACAAAACACGCCTAGCGCAACAAGCGACTTGTCGGCATCATCGGATAGATTTCCAAACGAGAAGGCTGTCGTTGACGATGACTCTTTTAGCATACAGCTGGTAAACTCTAGCTGGTGTGGATTACTAGCAGCTTTAACCCTACTACTTGAGGCTAG cactgATGAAACGAGCACGGAAAATGTACTAAAATCTCTACAGACATTCGCCAGTGTTAGTGGCCGTGTTGGATTGACGACACCTCGGGATGCTTTCATAACAGCTCTGTGCAAAGCATCGCTGCCGCCGCACTACACTTTAACTGTTCTAAACGCGTCCTCCCCAGGAACTGTCACTAATCGAG TCACGCAGCCTAGACCACAGAACACGGAAAGCTATAACCAGCATATCGGCAATGCTGGAGGAAATACAAATGCTAATATCGAGACCGAATTCCGTCAGCATTTGATCGTGGCTGTCGGCTCTCCGTTACCTACACCTTCACAACCGGCAGGATCTCAGCAGGGACCAGTTGTTTTAACAGCAAAAAATCTGCAATGCATGCGTGCCATCTTGAGTGTAGCCCATTGCCACGGCGCCGTGTTGGGATCCGCCTGGCACATGGTTTTGACCACTTTACAG CATCTGGCTTGGATTCTGGGTTTGAAACCCTCCAGTGGCGGTTCTTTAAAATCGTCACGACCGTTGATGGAATCTAGTTCCGCAACGCTAGTGCCAAGCACGGCTGCGGTGTTGGCTGATTTGCCCGTCCTTTCGTCGATGTTAAGTCGTCTATTCGAATCAAGCCAATATCTAGATGACGTGGCTTTACACCATTTGATCGACGCGTTGCGCCAGCTGTCACAGGAAGCTCTAGAAGTAGCTTATTCCAACCGG GAGCCCTCACTTTTTGCTGTAGCAAAACTGTTGGAAACTGGCCTTGTAAATCTGAACAGGGTAGAAGTTCTTTGGCGTCCTGTAACAAATCACCTGCTGGAAGTCAGCAGCCACCCGCTTAACCGCATGAGAGAATGGGGAATAGAGGCCATTACTACGTTAGTTAGATCAGcaattcaatatgaatattctactcctttaaaagaaaaccag AGGTTGCAAACGCTGTTAATATCGCCATTAAATGAGCTGTCTAGTACCAGTTTTGCAGATGTGCGGCAAAAGCAAGTTGATTGTGTGCTGCATTTGCTGCACAGCTCTGGTGACATAATCTCTTTTGGATGGCCTCTGTTTCTTAATATTATAGGAGCTATCAACAATTCTCAAGG AGAAAATTCAGTACGCTCAGCGTTCCAGTGTTTACAGTTGGTGGTAACGGATTATCTCCCTGTTTTACCATGGAACTGCCTGCCTTTAGCAGTCGAAACGACCGGAAAATTTGGATCACAAACACAGGATCTCAACGTTTCTCTCACAGCAATTGGTCTTATG TGGAATATATCCGACTATTTCTACCAAAATCGAGAAATACTACGTTCGTCATTGTGCGACGAGAAAAATAAGGTTTTCCCAGATTTTCCTGGAGTGCCAAACATGGCCGCCTTTGACAAACTCTGGATGTGTTTGTATACCAAACTCG GCGAATTATGTATCGATGAACGGCCAGCAGTTCGTAAATCAGCTGGTCAAACACTCTTTAGTACTATTGCTGCTCACGGAGATCTTCTGCACCATAGCACTTGGCAGGCCGTGGTGTGGCAG GTTCTTTTTCCCTTGTTGGATAACGTGAAAAAACTTTCGGGGCAAGCAAGTGATGTAAAGGTGGATACGTCCGGAAGTATGCTTATACATCATTCACGTAATACAGCACAAAAGCAATGGGCAGAGACTCAG GTGTTGACTCTTTCTGGCGTTGCCCGTGTATTCCAGACCAAGCGGCCCATGCTGCAGTCATTGGACGAGTTTTCTAGAGCTTGGATTCTGTTGCTTGAACATATTGAAAATTCAGCGTTGAGTAAAAATTCAGAG GTTTCGTTGGCTTCGTTGAAAGCGTTTCAAGATGTTCTGTCGACGACAACCAAGTGCAATTCCAACGAATCCAATGGCACTGGTTGCCACGATGATTTCATCTGGAACGTAGCATGGAAAGCCTGGCTTCAAATAGGAACGCTTGCCACAAGTCCGCAAAAAGAAGAGCGAGTGACTTATATTCCGTCACAGCCATTCCTGACTGCCTTAGTTCTTATATTTCCTGGGCTCTTCCAACATGTAAAATCTAG GTTCGGATCGGACAATCTTCAAATGTTATGTACCGTCCTTCAATCAGCAGTCAGCGTCCCCGTACATGGTGAAGCTTCTCCTTTTATTCTTCCATCGGTGAACGACCCTGTGCTAACCCCACTTCAGGAAGGAGTCTTACTCTGTATGGATACACTGCAGCGG gACTTTGTTTCTGGGAATGAGCTAATGAAATCTATGATACCAGCTCTCTTTAATCAACTTTTGGTCTTTGCCGGTTTTGCGTGTCAAGCTCCTACATTCGGACAACTAAAAACTAAATCGGTGAACTCTTTCAAGGGAATGCAG TCCGCAGAATGGGTTACATTAAACTACGTTCCGTTTGGAGAAAAGTGTTTAACTATGGCTGTCCATTTGTATGGAAAAACGTGCCAAGAGGAAGTCGTTAATCAGTCTCAAGTCCTGACCAGTATTATTCGA TGCCTGCGTTTACCCCTTAGTTTGAAGTATGATTGCACTTCTCAAACAACTTGGCGGCTAGCGGTTCATTCTCTACTGCGCGTGCTTCGTCTAGGACTACCAATGGCCCGGCACAAGACTGACAATCATGAGAATAATCCGAATTTACAAGAAACCATGCTACCGCTTTGGACTGAAATAACCCTAGCGCTAGACGAATTTCTCTTCCCCAAAAG CGTTCCTTTGGCCAATCAAACACCGGAAGAAATTCAGTCGGACGAACTATTAGATTGTCAAGTAATGGAATTGATCCGGGACGAAATTCTGCCGCAATCTACTTTCTATCCGCCGCATTTCATTTCGAAAATAATGGGACTGCTGAGCAAGGGGTCCATTCATTTCGTCCCACCGG TAGATAGCGAAACTGGTTCTAAGCTGCGCGAAGAATTTGCCCGCATCTGCTTTGAAGTGTTGTTGCAGTTTTCGTTGATCCACGAAGAGCAAAGACAGCtacaagaacaaaacaaaatgtctaCCAGCCAATCCAGCCAGGTTACTAATCAGCTCGCCATCACCGCACTACTCGATCGATTTCATAAGGTCCTTGCCGCCTTTGCTCAAGACGGTAAAACTGGTGGTCAATGCCCCATGCCAAG GTATCGCACTGCTGAAATTGCATTCACTCTACAAGGTCTTTCATCTCTAATATCCGCTCTAAAGAAGATTCCAACCAATAAAG TGAACCCTTTGACTTGGAGGCAACTTATATCTCTGTATCCGCACTTGGTTGAACTGACGGCCGTAGATTCAGCTCGGATTGGACGAAATCTCCGCGATGCACTTTGTCAGTACTCTGATTTGTTACAGCCGCCAGTGGCCAGCGGTCTACCTTCAATCAACGGAACTTAA
- the LOC130690096 gene encoding protein MON2 homolog isoform X2: protein MEKDQVNRILEGLHNDLKTLIVETRKKYTSVKEACEEVLTKLKNPYSGSQLTLQSLRNITNPALYPLIQGCETKDPKLTKVCLGAIQRFVTYDLLDEKGAKYVINVMWLLMENSIDEVKVLQTAALLLTTSNLVRGDSLSKCLVLCFRLHFAKDTTIGNTAGATVRQLVSLVFERVVIEDASSNEEAPVTGDNNFSDGNKEFTKLPDSPLKTLNPIAQDAFALFQDLVMLVNGDQPSWLVGMTEMTRTFGIELLENILSTFYSVFFKHQEFSSLLKERVCALVIKLFSPNVKSQYRLAIGHQQQQLQAQQPITTDKPFFPVSMRLLRLVSVLVQKYYSLLVTECEIFLSLIIKFLDPDKPAWQRALALEILHRLLAQPLLVKSFCQSYDMKPHATNIFQDTVNSLAACIQSLFVTTPPGLASSAQVALTGSTSSSAPLINNVSIGPGITPQAGFYYRGVWIPICTAFTSGQPKATFLEMLDKTDPPGIQDGYCMSVAYACLLDVIRSISLVVQNTPSATSDLSASSDRFPNEKAVVDDDSFSIQLVNSSWCGLLAALTLLLEASTDETSTENVLKSLQTFASVSGRVGLTTPRDAFITALCKASLPPHYTLTVLNASSPGTVTNRVTQPRPQNTESYNQHIGNAGGNTNANIETEFRQHLIVAVGSPLPTPSQPAGSQQGPVVLTAKNLQCMRAILSVAHCHGAVLGSAWHMVLTTLQHLAWILGLKPSSGGSLKSSRPLMESSSATLVPSTAAVLADLPVLSSMLSRLFESSQYLDDVALHHLIDALRQLSQEALEVAYSNREPSLFAVAKLLETGLVNLNRVEVLWRPVTNHLLEVSSHPLNRMREWGIEAITTLVRSAIQYEYSTPLKENQRLQTLLISPLNELSSTSFADVRQKQVDCVLHLLHSSGDIISFGWPLFLNIIGAINNSQGENSVRSAFQCLQLVVTDYLPVLPWNCLPLAVETTGKFGSQTQDLNVSLTAIGLMWNISDYFYQNREILRSSLCDEKNKVFPDFPGVPNMAAFDKLWMCLYTKLGELCIDERPAVRKSAGQTLFSTIAAHGDLLHHSTWQAVVWQVLFPLLDNVKKLSGQASDVKVDTSGSMLIHHSRNTAQKQWAETQVLTLSGVARVFQTKRPMLQSLDEFSRAWILLLEHIENSALSKNSEVSLASLKAFQDVLSTTTKCNSNESNGTGCHDDFIWNVAWKAWLQIGTLATSPQKEERVTYIPSQPFLTALVLIFPGLFQHVKSRFGSDNLQMLCTVLQSAVSVPVHGEASPFILPSVNDPVLTPLQEGVLLCMDTLQRDFVSGNELMKSMIPALFNQLLVFAGFACQAPTFGQLKTKSVNSFKGMQSAEWVTLNYVPFGEKCLTMAVHLYGKTCQEEVVNQSQVLTSIIRCLRLPLSLKYDCTSQTTWRLAVHSLLRVLRLGLPMARHKTDNHENNPNLQETMLPLWTEITLALDEFLFPKSVPLANQTPEEIQSDELLDCQVMELIRDEILPQSTFYPPHFISKIMGLLSKGSIHFVPPDSETGSKLREEFARICFEVLLQFSLIHEEQRQLQEQNKMSTSQSSQVTNQLAITALLDRFHKVLAAFAQDGKTGGQCPMPRYRTAEIAFTLQGLSSLISALKKIPTNKVNPLTWRQLISLYPHLVELTAVDSARIGRNLRDALCQYSDLLQPPVASGLPSINGT, encoded by the exons atggaaaaagacCAAGTAAACAGAATACTTGAAGGGCTTCACAATGATCTGAAAACATTAATAgtagaaacaagaaaaaaatacacatcAGTTAAAGAG GCATGTGAAGAAGTGCtgacaaaactaaaaaatccTTACAGTGGCTCTCAACTGACACTTCAATCTCTACGAAACATTACTAACCCAGCCCTGTATCCCCTTATTCAAGGATGTGAAACTAAAGACCCAAAATTAACAAAA GTTTGCTTAGGAGCCATCCAAAGATTTGTCACCTATGATTTACTAGATGAGAAAGGAGCTAAATATGTCATTAATGTCATGTGGCTTTTGATGGAGAACAGCATTGATGAAGTTAAAGTTCTTCAAACTGCTGCATTATTGCTTACCACTAGCAATTTAGTACGAGGAGATTCTCTGTCCAAG TGCTTGGTACTTTGCTTCCGACTTCATTTTGCAAAAGATACTACAATTGGAAACACGGCTGGAGCTACAGTTCGCCAGCTTGTATCGCTAGTGTTTGAAAGGGTGGTTATAGAAGATGCCTCATCGAATGAGGAAGCGCCCGTGACAGGCGATAACAACTTTTCCGATGGAAACAAAGAATTTACTAAATTACCAGATTCTCCGCTAAAGACGCTAAATCCAATTGCGCAAGATGCATTTGCTCTTTTTcaa GACCTAGTTATGCTAGTCAACGGTGATCAACCATCCTGGCTGGTCGGCATGACTGAAATGACACGAACATTTGGGATAGAATTATTGGAGAATATTTTGTCTACCTTCTACAGCGTTTTCTTCAAG CACCAGGAATTTAGCTCGTTACTGAAAGAGAGAGTATGTGCATTGGTGATCAAATTATTCTCCCCTAATGTGAAGTCACAGTATCGACTTGCGATCGGCCATCAGCAACAGCAGTTACAGGCGCAGCAACCCATAACAACAGACAAACCATTTTTCCCTGTCAGCATGCGACTGTTGAGACTAGTGTCGGTTTTGGTTCAGAAATATTATTCATTGCTG GTTACAGAGTGCGAAATTTTTCTGTCGttaattataaaatttttggATCCTGATAAACCGGCATGGCAGAGAGCATTGGCTTTGGAAATCCTTCATCGTTTATTGGCTCAGCCCTTATTGGTGAAATCTTTTTGTCAAAGCTATGATATGAAACCGCACGCAACAAACATATTCCAAGACACGGTCAATTCTCTTGCTGCTTGCATACAGTCGCTGTTTGTGACGACTCCTCCCGGTCTTGCTTCTTCAG CTCAAGTGGCCTTGACCGGATCAACCTCCTCTTCCGCGCCGTTGATCAACAACGTTAGCATTGGACCGGGAATCACTCCTCAAGCTGGCTTTTATTATCGCGGCGTTTGGATACCAATATGCACAGCGTTCACTAGCGGGCAACCCAAAGCTACATT tttggaAATGCTGGACAAAACGGATCCTCCAGGCATTCAAGATGGTTATTGTATGTCTGTCGCATACGCTTGCCTGCTGGATGTTATCAGATCTATTTCACTTGTGGTACAAAACACGCCTAGCGCAACAAGCGACTTGTCGGCATCATCGGATAGATTTCCAAACGAGAAGGCTGTCGTTGACGATGACTCTTTTAGCATACAGCTGGTAAACTCTAGCTGGTGTGGATTACTAGCAGCTTTAACCCTACTACTTGAGGCTAG cactgATGAAACGAGCACGGAAAATGTACTAAAATCTCTACAGACATTCGCCAGTGTTAGTGGCCGTGTTGGATTGACGACACCTCGGGATGCTTTCATAACAGCTCTGTGCAAAGCATCGCTGCCGCCGCACTACACTTTAACTGTTCTAAACGCGTCCTCCCCAGGAACTGTCACTAATCGAG TCACGCAGCCTAGACCACAGAACACGGAAAGCTATAACCAGCATATCGGCAATGCTGGAGGAAATACAAATGCTAATATCGAGACCGAATTCCGTCAGCATTTGATCGTGGCTGTCGGCTCTCCGTTACCTACACCTTCACAACCGGCAGGATCTCAGCAGGGACCAGTTGTTTTAACAGCAAAAAATCTGCAATGCATGCGTGCCATCTTGAGTGTAGCCCATTGCCACGGCGCCGTGTTGGGATCCGCCTGGCACATGGTTTTGACCACTTTACAG CATCTGGCTTGGATTCTGGGTTTGAAACCCTCCAGTGGCGGTTCTTTAAAATCGTCACGACCGTTGATGGAATCTAGTTCCGCAACGCTAGTGCCAAGCACGGCTGCGGTGTTGGCTGATTTGCCCGTCCTTTCGTCGATGTTAAGTCGTCTATTCGAATCAAGCCAATATCTAGATGACGTGGCTTTACACCATTTGATCGACGCGTTGCGCCAGCTGTCACAGGAAGCTCTAGAAGTAGCTTATTCCAACCGG GAGCCCTCACTTTTTGCTGTAGCAAAACTGTTGGAAACTGGCCTTGTAAATCTGAACAGGGTAGAAGTTCTTTGGCGTCCTGTAACAAATCACCTGCTGGAAGTCAGCAGCCACCCGCTTAACCGCATGAGAGAATGGGGAATAGAGGCCATTACTACGTTAGTTAGATCAGcaattcaatatgaatattctactcctttaaaagaaaaccag AGGTTGCAAACGCTGTTAATATCGCCATTAAATGAGCTGTCTAGTACCAGTTTTGCAGATGTGCGGCAAAAGCAAGTTGATTGTGTGCTGCATTTGCTGCACAGCTCTGGTGACATAATCTCTTTTGGATGGCCTCTGTTTCTTAATATTATAGGAGCTATCAACAATTCTCAAGG AGAAAATTCAGTACGCTCAGCGTTCCAGTGTTTACAGTTGGTGGTAACGGATTATCTCCCTGTTTTACCATGGAACTGCCTGCCTTTAGCAGTCGAAACGACCGGAAAATTTGGATCACAAACACAGGATCTCAACGTTTCTCTCACAGCAATTGGTCTTATG TGGAATATATCCGACTATTTCTACCAAAATCGAGAAATACTACGTTCGTCATTGTGCGACGAGAAAAATAAGGTTTTCCCAGATTTTCCTGGAGTGCCAAACATGGCCGCCTTTGACAAACTCTGGATGTGTTTGTATACCAAACTCG GCGAATTATGTATCGATGAACGGCCAGCAGTTCGTAAATCAGCTGGTCAAACACTCTTTAGTACTATTGCTGCTCACGGAGATCTTCTGCACCATAGCACTTGGCAGGCCGTGGTGTGGCAG GTTCTTTTTCCCTTGTTGGATAACGTGAAAAAACTTTCGGGGCAAGCAAGTGATGTAAAGGTGGATACGTCCGGAAGTATGCTTATACATCATTCACGTAATACAGCACAAAAGCAATGGGCAGAGACTCAG GTGTTGACTCTTTCTGGCGTTGCCCGTGTATTCCAGACCAAGCGGCCCATGCTGCAGTCATTGGACGAGTTTTCTAGAGCTTGGATTCTGTTGCTTGAACATATTGAAAATTCAGCGTTGAGTAAAAATTCAGAG GTTTCGTTGGCTTCGTTGAAAGCGTTTCAAGATGTTCTGTCGACGACAACCAAGTGCAATTCCAACGAATCCAATGGCACTGGTTGCCACGATGATTTCATCTGGAACGTAGCATGGAAAGCCTGGCTTCAAATAGGAACGCTTGCCACAAGTCCGCAAAAAGAAGAGCGAGTGACTTATATTCCGTCACAGCCATTCCTGACTGCCTTAGTTCTTATATTTCCTGGGCTCTTCCAACATGTAAAATCTAG GTTCGGATCGGACAATCTTCAAATGTTATGTACCGTCCTTCAATCAGCAGTCAGCGTCCCCGTACATGGTGAAGCTTCTCCTTTTATTCTTCCATCGGTGAACGACCCTGTGCTAACCCCACTTCAGGAAGGAGTCTTACTCTGTATGGATACACTGCAGCGG gACTTTGTTTCTGGGAATGAGCTAATGAAATCTATGATACCAGCTCTCTTTAATCAACTTTTGGTCTTTGCCGGTTTTGCGTGTCAAGCTCCTACATTCGGACAACTAAAAACTAAATCGGTGAACTCTTTCAAGGGAATGCAG TCCGCAGAATGGGTTACATTAAACTACGTTCCGTTTGGAGAAAAGTGTTTAACTATGGCTGTCCATTTGTATGGAAAAACGTGCCAAGAGGAAGTCGTTAATCAGTCTCAAGTCCTGACCAGTATTATTCGA TGCCTGCGTTTACCCCTTAGTTTGAAGTATGATTGCACTTCTCAAACAACTTGGCGGCTAGCGGTTCATTCTCTACTGCGCGTGCTTCGTCTAGGACTACCAATGGCCCGGCACAAGACTGACAATCATGAGAATAATCCGAATTTACAAGAAACCATGCTACCGCTTTGGACTGAAATAACCCTAGCGCTAGACGAATTTCTCTTCCCCAAAAG CGTTCCTTTGGCCAATCAAACACCGGAAGAAATTCAGTCGGACGAACTATTAGATTGTCAAGTAATGGAATTGATCCGGGACGAAATTCTGCCGCAATCTACTTTCTATCCGCCGCATTTCATTTCGAAAATAATGGGACTGCTGAGCAAGGGGTCCATTCATTTCGTCCCACCGG ATAGCGAAACTGGTTCTAAGCTGCGCGAAGAATTTGCCCGCATCTGCTTTGAAGTGTTGTTGCAGTTTTCGTTGATCCACGAAGAGCAAAGACAGCtacaagaacaaaacaaaatgtctaCCAGCCAATCCAGCCAGGTTACTAATCAGCTCGCCATCACCGCACTACTCGATCGATTTCATAAGGTCCTTGCCGCCTTTGCTCAAGACGGTAAAACTGGTGGTCAATGCCCCATGCCAAG GTATCGCACTGCTGAAATTGCATTCACTCTACAAGGTCTTTCATCTCTAATATCCGCTCTAAAGAAGATTCCAACCAATAAAG TGAACCCTTTGACTTGGAGGCAACTTATATCTCTGTATCCGCACTTGGTTGAACTGACGGCCGTAGATTCAGCTCGGATTGGACGAAATCTCCGCGATGCACTTTGTCAGTACTCTGATTTGTTACAGCCGCCAGTGGCCAGCGGTCTACCTTCAATCAACGGAACTTAA